The Amycolatopsis viridis genome window below encodes:
- the rfaE2 gene encoding D-glycero-beta-D-manno-heptose 1-phosphate adenylyltransferase: MAGETKDVAPITPDLVRLLSETAPTVVVLGDAILDVWLSGHCERICREAPAPVVDVGARTTSPGGAANTAANLAALGARVRFVSVVGDDEPGRELAGLLDAHGVDTENLLTAPSRRSMSKQRVVADDQVLLRFDEGDRADLPAVQTNRLATALEKALAGADALMVCDYGNGLLGTPLRDAVARLRPDIPLLVVDAHDFEHWQQVRPDLVTPNAAEAASLLGAELPEAGEERARLFEDERRTLLDKTGAAAAVVTMDRHGAMLLTGEGRGYRTWADPAPESQASGAGDTFAAALVLTRAAGLPTTSCIELAQAAANVVVHKDGTAICTPAELSLALSREREAAVPAGELARAVAAHRQAGRRVVFTNGCFDVLHRGHITYLNEAKRLGDVLVVAVNSDDSVRRLKGPDRPVNTAQDRAAVLSALSCVDHVAVFEEDTPIEMLELLQPQLYVKGGDYTENMLPEAPTVRSYGGEVRVLGYVADHSTTSVIEKIRTSAPVGEGA, from the coding sequence ATGGCAGGCGAGACCAAGGACGTGGCCCCCATCACGCCGGACCTCGTCCGGCTGCTGTCGGAGACCGCGCCCACAGTCGTGGTGCTCGGCGACGCGATCCTGGACGTGTGGCTGTCCGGCCACTGCGAACGCATCTGCCGGGAGGCGCCGGCACCGGTCGTCGACGTGGGGGCACGGACCACCTCGCCGGGCGGCGCGGCGAACACCGCGGCCAACCTGGCCGCGCTGGGTGCGCGGGTCCGGTTCGTCAGCGTGGTGGGCGACGACGAACCCGGCCGCGAACTGGCCGGACTGCTCGACGCGCACGGCGTCGACACGGAGAACCTGCTCACCGCCCCGTCGCGGCGCAGCATGAGCAAGCAGCGGGTCGTCGCGGACGACCAGGTGCTGCTGCGCTTCGACGAGGGCGACCGCGCGGACCTGCCCGCGGTGCAGACGAACCGCCTCGCCACGGCCCTGGAGAAGGCTCTCGCCGGCGCGGACGCCCTGATGGTGTGCGACTACGGCAACGGCCTGCTGGGCACCCCGCTGCGGGACGCGGTGGCGCGGCTCCGGCCGGACATCCCGCTGCTGGTCGTGGACGCACACGACTTCGAACACTGGCAGCAGGTCCGGCCCGACCTGGTCACGCCGAACGCGGCCGAGGCCGCGAGCCTGCTCGGCGCCGAGCTGCCGGAAGCCGGTGAGGAGCGGGCGCGGTTGTTCGAGGACGAACGGCGGACGTTGCTGGACAAGACCGGCGCCGCGGCCGCGGTCGTGACCATGGACCGGCACGGCGCGATGCTGCTGACCGGTGAAGGCCGCGGCTACCGCACCTGGGCCGATCCCGCGCCGGAGAGCCAGGCCAGCGGTGCCGGTGACACCTTCGCGGCCGCGCTGGTGCTGACGCGCGCCGCGGGTCTGCCCACCACCAGCTGCATCGAGCTGGCGCAGGCGGCGGCGAACGTGGTGGTGCACAAGGACGGCACGGCGATCTGCACGCCGGCCGAGCTGTCGCTGGCGCTGAGCCGGGAACGCGAGGCGGCGGTGCCCGCCGGGGAGCTGGCCCGCGCGGTCGCCGCGCACCGCCAGGCCGGGCGGCGGGTGGTGTTCACCAACGGCTGCTTCGACGTGCTGCACCGCGGGCACATCACCTACCTCAACGAGGCCAAACGGCTCGGCGACGTGCTGGTCGTCGCGGTCAACTCCGACGACAGCGTCCGGCGGCTCAAGGGCCCGGACCGTCCGGTGAACACCGCCCAGGATCGCGCGGCCGTGCTGTCCGCGCTCAGCTGCGTCGACCACGTGGCCGTGTTCGAGGAGGACACGCCGATCGAGATGCTTGAGCTGCTCCAGCCCCAGCTGTACGTCAAGGGCGGCGACTACACGGAGAACATGCTGCCCGAGGCGCCGACGGTGCGGTCCTACGGTGGCGAGGTCCGGGTGCTCGGCTACGTCGCCGACCACTCGACCACCTCGGTCATCGAGAAGATCCGCACCTCCGCACCGGTCGGGGAGGGCGCGTGA
- a CDS encoding glycosyltransferase family 9 protein, whose product MRRIAVLRGGGLGDLLFAVPAMAALRGTYPDAEIVLLGTELHRELFAGRPSPVTEVRPLPPYPNVHEPAGKPFDEAEQQAWFDALKPVDLAVQLHGGGRNSNPFLRRLEPRYLVGARTPDAAEADRWLPFRYYQHEVLRALEVVGLAGARPVELEPSIAVTGADRAAAAEVLAGLPDPLVVVHPGAGDPRRRWPAERFAEVAAKQASSGRGVVVIGAPDERDLVERVAGMAGEPVRPLTSLTMSALIGVLDRCSAFAGNDSGPRHLAAAVGAPTVSVYWMGNVVNAGPLGRARHRVLISWMSHCPVCGIDCTREDLPRCAHDDSFVATVSVDDVLGELEELIAGR is encoded by the coding sequence GTGCGCAGGATCGCCGTGCTGCGGGGTGGCGGGCTCGGGGACCTGTTGTTCGCGGTGCCGGCGATGGCCGCGCTGCGTGGTACCTACCCGGACGCGGAGATCGTGCTGCTGGGCACGGAACTGCACCGCGAGCTGTTCGCCGGGCGCCCGTCCCCGGTGACCGAGGTGCGGCCGCTGCCGCCGTACCCGAACGTGCACGAACCCGCCGGGAAGCCGTTCGACGAGGCCGAGCAGCAGGCGTGGTTCGACGCGCTCAAGCCGGTCGACCTGGCCGTGCAGCTGCACGGCGGCGGCCGGAACTCCAACCCGTTCCTGCGCCGGCTGGAGCCGCGGTACCTGGTCGGGGCTCGCACGCCGGATGCGGCGGAGGCGGACCGGTGGCTGCCGTTCCGGTACTACCAGCACGAGGTGCTGCGGGCGCTGGAAGTGGTCGGGCTGGCTGGGGCGCGGCCGGTGGAGCTGGAGCCGTCGATCGCGGTGACCGGCGCCGACCGCGCGGCGGCGGCCGAGGTGCTGGCCGGACTGCCCGACCCGCTGGTCGTGGTGCACCCCGGGGCCGGCGACCCGCGCCGGCGGTGGCCGGCGGAGCGGTTCGCCGAGGTGGCGGCGAAACAGGCGTCCAGCGGCCGCGGGGTGGTCGTGATCGGGGCACCGGACGAGCGTGACCTGGTCGAGCGGGTCGCGGGCATGGCCGGGGAACCGGTGCGGCCGCTGACGTCGCTGACCATGTCCGCGCTGATCGGCGTGCTCGACCGGTGCTCGGCGTTCGCGGGCAACGACAGCGGGCCCCGGCACCTGGCGGCGGCAGTGGGCGCCCCGACGGTCAGCGTGTACTGGATGGGCAACGTGGTGAACGCCGGCCCGCTCGGCCGGGCGCGGCACCGCGTGCTGATCTCGTGGATGTCGCACTGCCCGGTCTGCGGGATCGACTGCACCCGCGAGGACCTGCCGCGCTGCGCACACGACGACTCGTTCGTGGCCACCGTCTCCGTCGACGACGTGCTGGGCGAGCTGGAGGAACTGATCGCCGGCCGCTGA
- a CDS encoding FUSC family protein, translating to MTRVLSPWYWFRRALRFPGREREAVVQALKMALAAVLAWLLARVVIPSPQSFIAPYTAVFLMTETVYRSLTNALQQAGAILIGLVIAYVSAHLIPLPVLALAAAVLVGMLVGQWHRFGSSGIWVGVTALLMISYGTAGNFVYLVERLAESLLGAAVGVAVNTVVLPPVHLRHARDAVSVLAGEVRDLVQSIADDLRGDWDSDTAERWLRHARRLDSTVVRADDALSWGRESVRFNIRWLVHHRRGRSPLPSSFESPLSVLEEVTEQVKRITEALVAAAGQDEADPEFTTGYAGLLDGLAGAVACLDQAEDRLADLPARLDEVAERRRELDRRIRVDQVTTVMRQAQDAALLAVDRSTRVLETAAPR from the coding sequence ATGACACGGGTTTTGTCTCCCTGGTACTGGTTCCGGCGGGCGCTGCGGTTTCCCGGCCGGGAGCGCGAGGCCGTGGTGCAGGCGCTGAAGATGGCGCTGGCCGCGGTCCTCGCGTGGCTGCTCGCGCGCGTGGTGATCCCGTCGCCGCAGTCGTTCATCGCGCCCTACACCGCGGTCTTCCTGATGACCGAGACCGTGTACCGATCGCTGACCAACGCGCTGCAGCAGGCCGGCGCGATCCTGATCGGCCTGGTGATCGCCTACGTCTCGGCGCACCTGATCCCGCTGCCGGTGCTGGCGCTGGCGGCCGCGGTGCTGGTCGGCATGCTGGTGGGCCAGTGGCACCGGTTCGGCAGCAGTGGTATCTGGGTGGGGGTCACGGCCCTGCTGATGATCTCCTACGGTACCGCGGGCAACTTCGTCTACCTGGTGGAACGGCTCGCGGAGAGCCTGCTCGGCGCGGCCGTCGGGGTCGCGGTGAACACGGTGGTCCTGCCCCCGGTCCACCTGCGGCACGCGCGGGACGCGGTGAGCGTGCTGGCCGGGGAAGTGCGCGACCTGGTGCAGTCGATCGCCGACGACCTGCGCGGCGACTGGGACTCCGACACGGCCGAGCGCTGGCTGCGGCACGCGCGCCGGCTCGACTCGACCGTGGTGCGCGCGGACGACGCGCTGAGCTGGGGGCGGGAGAGCGTGCGGTTCAACATCCGCTGGCTGGTGCACCACCGCCGCGGTCGCAGCCCGCTGCCGTCGTCGTTCGAATCACCGCTCAGCGTCCTGGAAGAGGTCACCGAACAGGTCAAGCGGATCACCGAGGCGCTGGTGGCGGCCGCCGGGCAGGACGAGGCCGATCCGGAGTTCACCACCGGGTACGCGGGACTGCTGGACGGGCTGGCCGGGGCGGTCGCGTGCCTGGACCAGGCCGAGGACCGGCTCGCCGACCTGCCGGCCCGCCTGGACGAGGTCGCCGAGCGGCGCCGCGAGCTGGACCGCCGGATCCGGGTGGATCAGGTCACCACCGTGATGCGGCAGGCCCAGGACGCCGCGCTGCTCGCGGTGGACCGCTCGACGCGCGTCCTGGAGACGGCCGCCCCGCGCTGA
- a CDS encoding GNAT family N-acetyltransferase produces MRIRKPTAADLTRLPEIERSAGECFRGIGMPEIADDVLPTPEDLARYPYAWVAGEPEPVAYLVAVPVDGSLHIEQVSVHASWARRGIGRVLIEEAARAGFPALTLTTFAEVPWNAPYYERCGFVRLDPAALTPGLRRIRAAEAARGLDRWPRVAMRRDELTGSAPNPAGRARPGGA; encoded by the coding sequence ATGCGGATCCGCAAACCGACGGCGGCAGACCTCACACGCCTGCCGGAGATCGAACGCTCGGCGGGGGAGTGCTTTCGCGGCATCGGCATGCCCGAGATCGCCGACGACGTGCTGCCCACCCCCGAGGACCTGGCCCGTTACCCGTACGCGTGGGTGGCCGGCGAGCCGGAACCGGTGGCCTACCTGGTCGCCGTGCCCGTGGACGGGAGCCTGCACATCGAGCAGGTGTCGGTGCACGCGTCCTGGGCGCGGCGCGGGATCGGCCGCGTGTTGATCGAGGAGGCCGCGCGGGCCGGGTTCCCCGCGCTGACGCTGACCACGTTCGCCGAGGTGCCCTGGAACGCCCCGTACTACGAGCGGTGCGGCTTCGTCCGGCTGGACCCGGCCGCGCTCACGCCGGGGCTGCGGCGGATCCGCGCGGCGGAGGCGGCCCGGGGCCTGGACCGGTGGCCGCGGGTCGCGATGCGCCGTGACGAGCTCACCGGGAGCGCACCGAATCCAGCAGGCCGAGCGCGACCTGGCGGAGCTTGA
- a CDS encoding ANTAR domain-containing response regulator, whose amino-acid sequence MTRPGRPEPLARLDDVTLALENLRDGIDEEEPLDAVLQRLAETAVNAIADADAVSVTVLDETGPRTAAITHDQLIGIDLAQYAAGDGPCLRAVRTREPVRAVSKPDDGAWPEFAAAAQDSGVLAFLAVPLLLGSGTRDGDELVGSLNLYSGVDGAFDPFDQQLMRLFTGAASAAIRNARRWYHARQQIRHLENALTSRAEIDQAKGVLMAVHGISASEAFDRLVEQSQRQNVKLRQVALGLLDSVRSR is encoded by the coding sequence ATGACCAGACCCGGGCGGCCGGAGCCACTGGCCAGACTCGACGACGTCACACTCGCACTGGAGAACCTGCGCGACGGTATCGACGAAGAGGAACCGCTCGACGCGGTGCTCCAGCGGCTCGCCGAAACCGCGGTGAACGCGATCGCCGACGCCGACGCCGTCAGTGTCACCGTGCTCGACGAGACCGGCCCGCGCACCGCGGCGATCACCCACGACCAGCTGATCGGCATCGACCTGGCCCAGTACGCGGCGGGCGACGGACCGTGCCTGCGGGCCGTGCGGACGCGCGAACCGGTGCGGGCAGTGTCCAAACCGGACGATGGGGCGTGGCCGGAGTTCGCCGCCGCCGCCCAGGACTCCGGTGTGCTGGCGTTCCTCGCGGTCCCGTTGCTGCTGGGCAGCGGCACGCGGGACGGCGACGAGCTCGTGGGGTCGCTGAACCTGTACAGCGGGGTCGACGGCGCGTTCGACCCGTTCGACCAGCAGCTGATGCGGTTGTTCACCGGCGCCGCCTCCGCGGCGATCCGGAACGCGCGGCGCTGGTACCACGCGCGCCAGCAGATCCGGCACCTGGAGAACGCGCTGACCTCGCGGGCGGAGATCGACCAGGCGAAAGGGGTGCTGATGGCGGTGCACGGCATCAGCGCGAGCGAGGCGTTCGACCGGCTGGTGGAGCAGTCACAGCGGCAGAACGTCAAGCTCCGCCAGGTCGCGCTCGGCCTGCTGGATTCGGTGCGCTCCCGGTGA
- a CDS encoding cupin domain-containing protein, giving the protein MTEAWHRPLRHIKGSELTGDTAQTSGMRRLEAVSGRTAGSAKVWMGETHVGPHTSSGDHHHGEAETAIYVKSGHPVFVFADGDEEIRLETEPGDYIFVPPWVPHREENPGAEDAVVVIARSSQEGIVVNLPSLWTPVEKPDS; this is encoded by the coding sequence GTGACCGAGGCCTGGCACCGCCCGTTGCGGCACATCAAGGGCAGCGAACTGACTGGCGACACGGCGCAGACCAGTGGGATGCGGCGGCTGGAAGCGGTGTCGGGCAGGACGGCGGGCTCGGCGAAGGTGTGGATGGGCGAGACGCACGTCGGCCCGCACACCAGTTCCGGTGACCACCACCACGGCGAGGCCGAGACCGCGATCTACGTGAAGTCCGGGCACCCGGTGTTCGTTTTCGCCGACGGTGACGAGGAGATCCGGCTGGAGACGGAGCCGGGCGACTACATCTTCGTGCCGCCGTGGGTGCCGCACCGCGAGGAGAACCCGGGTGCGGAGGACGCGGTGGTCGTCATCGCCCGCAGCAGCCAGGAGGGGATCGTGGTCAACCTGCCCAGCCTGTGGACTCCGGTGGAGAAGCCGGATTCCTGA
- a CDS encoding SDR family NAD(P)-dependent oxidoreductase, producing MTSAQTKPLAVVTGASTGIGRELAKQFARHGHDLVIAAENAELDDARRELTDLGARVLAVRGDLAGYDGVENLVAALASVNRPVAALAVNAGVGVGGAFVDGSLRDELTVIHLNVTSAVHLTRRLLPAMVEQAAGRVLFTSSLAAMTPGPFQAVYNATKAFLASFAEALRDELKDSGVTVTVLMPGPTDTAFFERAGMTDTKIARGPKDDPADVAEQGFAAMMAGKDKVVAASARNKVQAAAARAVPDPVKAAVHRRMAEPGSGS from the coding sequence ATGACCAGTGCGCAGACCAAACCCCTCGCGGTCGTCACCGGTGCCTCCACCGGGATCGGGCGGGAGCTGGCCAAGCAGTTCGCCCGGCACGGCCACGACCTGGTGATCGCCGCGGAGAACGCGGAACTCGACGACGCGCGGCGCGAACTGACCGATCTCGGGGCCCGGGTGCTGGCCGTGCGGGGTGATCTCGCCGGCTACGACGGCGTGGAGAACCTGGTCGCCGCGCTGGCCTCGGTGAACCGGCCGGTCGCCGCGCTCGCGGTCAACGCCGGCGTCGGGGTCGGAGGCGCGTTCGTCGACGGATCGCTGCGGGACGAGCTGACCGTGATCCACCTCAACGTCACCTCGGCCGTGCACCTGACCCGGCGGCTGCTGCCGGCCATGGTCGAGCAGGCCGCCGGGCGGGTGCTGTTCACGTCCTCGCTCGCGGCGATGACCCCCGGCCCGTTCCAGGCCGTCTACAACGCGACGAAGGCGTTCCTGGCCTCGTTCGCCGAAGCGCTGCGGGACGAGCTGAAGGACAGCGGTGTCACGGTCACCGTGCTGATGCCCGGCCCGACCGACACCGCGTTCTTCGAGCGGGCCGGGATGACGGACACGAAGATCGCGCGCGGTCCCAAGGACGATCCGGCGGACGTCGCCGAGCAGGGGTTCGCCGCGATGATGGCCGGCAAGGACAAGGTGGTCGCCGCATCGGCGCGGAACAAGGTGCAGGCCGCGGCCGCACGTGCCGTGCCCG